From the Variovorax paradoxus genome, the window CTTTCTTGATTCCCGAGGCGCCGGGAGGGGTGTCGAGGTGGACGACCGGCGTACGCGTGAGGCCAAGCGCGGCCCGCGTCGACGTGTCAGCCGCCTTGATTGCGGTGATGGATGCTTCGGAGTTCGCCGGGATGGTCACGGCCGACAGCTCGAGCCATTCCCACTTCGTGAAGCGCTGGCCCCACGTGCCGTCGATCTGCGAGTGCTCGATGGGATCGAACCCGATGGACAGGCCGCGCACCAGCTTGGCCTTGATCGACTGCCAGGCCGTGGCCAGCCGGTTCTTGAGGTCGCCCTCTTCCGGCACGTCGGCAACCTCGCCAGAGATCTCGATGCCCATGTCGGTCACCTTCGCAGCGGTCACCCAGCCGATGGGCTGGCGGCTGTCGTGCTGCCACAGCAGCGGAATCGGCAGCTTGAACACCGCGCCCTTGGGCTCGACGATGTCGCCCATGCGGTCGGTGCCGGGCGTCGAGGCGATGCCGGTGAAGGTTCGCTTCTCTCCCTCGGCGCCGTCGACGGCCTTTATCTCGAGGGTGGAATAGGCGCGCTTAAGGGCCATGGTTCGCTCCAATGAAAAAGGCCCGCGACTGCGGGCCTGGGAAGGTTTCGCCTGTTCAGGCGAAGAACATCTGGTATTTCTTGTGCATCGCCGCTGGGTTGAGCGACATCAGCGACACAGCGTTGAAGGTGGACATGAGCGGGTCGATCTTTGCCTTTCCGCTCGCCTGCTTCGTGATCGCGACGGCGTTGCCCTTGTCATCGACCTTCGCGTTACCGACCACCCAGTTCATCAGCGCGGTGCCGCCGTGCACGAACTCGCCGCCGGCCACCTTCCGCTCGGTCGTCTTGATGGCACCATTCAGCTTCCAGCCCTGGGGGATGGCGATGATCTGCTCTTCGGTGATGCCGCGCGCCGGCGACGTGAGCTCGTCGAAGATGTCGTTGATGCCTGCGGCGTCCACGCCGATGGCCAGCTTCTCGGGCAACAGCCCGCGGTCGCGGATCTGGCAGACGACGTCGGCCACAGCGGTGACGTCGTCGCCCGGCCGCTCCACCAGCACCAGGTCGCCAGCCTCTACGAAGTCCAGCAGCCGAGAGGCGATTTCCTTGCGGCGCTTCAGTACAACTCGATGAGCCCAAGCGCGGTGCCACGCAAGCCAGCGGCGCGTTTCCTTTTCGCGCCCGATGACCGTCAATCCCAGCAGGTCGTCCAAGCCGCCGCCGTCGATGCCCACCACCGCGACCTCGCTGCGGTCGAGCAGCACGTCGAGATCGCGCAGCGTCTCATCGACGTTGCCCTCCCAGAAGTCGGCACCGGCCCAGCGGTCGGAGTGCAGGCCCACGCCGATCTCGACGTTCAGATGCTGCGACGCCCAGGTGCGCAGCGCATCCTCACCGTTGGCCTCCTCGTCGTCGCAGGCCTTCACCAGC encodes:
- a CDS encoding HK97 family phage prohead protease, encoding MALKRAYSTLEIKAVDGAEGEKRTFTGIASTPGTDRMGDIVEPKGAVFKLPIPLLWQHDSRQPIGWVTAAKVTDMGIEISGEVADVPEEGDLKNRLATAWQSIKAKLVRGLSIGFDPIEHSQIDGTWGQRFTKWEWLELSAVTIPANSEASITAIKAADTSTRAALGLTRTPVVHLDTPPGASGIKKDRRPGVVYLNP